One Cynocephalus volans isolate mCynVol1 chromosome 5, mCynVol1.pri, whole genome shotgun sequence DNA window includes the following coding sequences:
- the ERMARD gene encoding endoplasmic reticulum membrane-associated RNA degradation protein isoform X4: protein MEILIGDHITTCLSPSVYNMICKLGFEVRENCDINSIVTQNGEVCWKTITDCVSYTESDQDLDYWGSVRMLGPVCEAVHLHLLSLTKGQFEIRYAPWLQWTSFPELFPEIFDSLESQQSPAISLSLMKLTSCLERALGDVFLLVGKECPFLLRDLLASEELAQVFGQSVMNILKVFVGSPCGLNLRNTLWHGFTSPQEIPPKYCSMMVLLLAGLGQLLKSYLQQTKSTLAHRSFVTLANLEDLIFFPDVNNEVLSALEELMMKSTFILKIMLPYWEIALIKFKSRRFADCAILLLTQLETGLRRVFARVNKCPERLLTAESTALYTTFDEILAKHLSDGKINQLPLFLGEPAMEKTAIKLLISLAEGYNSRCHPVSQLKKQVLSCEESIRVWSVLPLPEGPAGEAARLESNSETSACSSLITKITYELSQHLPGHHCVFNDLDNFPTEKWPELLGALCSTPVPTLFCPRSVLEVLAVLRSISAQCLRVSGQVITTSELRHRQWLERSLRSRQRQNYLRMLSGVRLLSPVLFLILLLIALELVNVHVVHGKSTYEYQQYLKFLKSILQYTENLVVYTSQEKNRWNEAINLTRSALLKIWTFSEKKQMLIHLAKKSTSKVAL, encoded by the exons ATGGAG atattaatAGGAGACCATATTACCACGTGTCTTTCTCCATCAGTGTACAATATGATTTGTAAACTTGGGTTTGAAGTCAGAGAAAACTGTGATATCAATAGCATTGTAACTCAGAATGGTGAAGTATGCTGGAAAACAATCACAGACTGCGTGAGCTATACAGAATCAG accaggatctggactaCTGGGGAAGCGTGAGGATGCTGGGCCCTGTGTGTGAGGCTGTCCATTTACATCTCTTATCTCTGACCAAGGGGCAGTTTGAAATTCGATATGCACCGTGGCTCCAGTGGACGAGTTTTCCAGAG TTATTTCCTGAAATATTTGACTCCTTGGAAAGTCAGCAGTCTCCTGCTATTTCTCTTAGCTTGATGAAACTGACATCCTGTCTGGAACGAGCCCTGGGGGAC gTATTTTTACTGGTTGGGAAGGAATGCCCTTTTCTTTTGAGAGATCTACTTGCATCTGAGGAGCTTGCTCAGGTCTTTGGGCAGTCTGTG ATGAACATACTGAAAGTCTTCGTTGGCTCTCCGTGTGGACTCAACCTACGCAACACCTTATGGCATGGCTTCACATCACCTCAAGAAATTCCTCCAAA ATATTGTTCAATGATGGTATTGTTGCTAGCAGGATTAGGTCAATTACTAAAGAGTTACCTTCAGCAAACTAAATCTACACTGGCACATCGATCTTTCGTAACTCTCGCAAACTTGGAGGATTTGATCTTTTTTCCTG ATGTTAATAATGAGGTACTTTCAGCATTAGAAGAACTGATGATGAAATCCACTTTCATACTGAAAATCATGTTACCATATTGGGAAATCGCACTGATCAAGTTCAAGTCGCGCAG GTTTGCTGACTGTGCCATATTGTTACTGACACAGTTAGAGACTGGACTTAGGAGAGTTTTTGCCAGAGTAAACAAATGTCCAGAAAGACTCCTGACCGCTGAG tcAACAGCTCTTTATACCACCTTTGATGAA ATATTGGCAAAACACTTGAGTGATGGTAAAATCAATcaacttcctctttttcttggAGAGCCTGCTATG gaaaaaacagcGATAAAATTATTGATTAGTCTTGCAGAAGGATATAATTCTCGCTGTCATCCAGTTTCTCAGCTTAAAAAACAG GTGCTGAGCTGTGAGGAGAGCATCAGGGTTTGGTCTGTGCTGCCTTTGCCTGAAGGACCTGCTGGGGAAGCGGCCAG attggAAAGTAATTCGGAAACAAGTGCCTGCAGCTCGTTAATTACAAAGATTACGTACGAGCTGAGTCAGCACCTTCCTGGGCACCATTGTGTCTTTAATGACTTGGACAATTTTCCCACTGAGAA GTGGCCTGAGCTGCTCGGTGCACTCTGCAGCACACCTGTCCCTACTCTGTTCTGCCCCAGAAGCGTTCTCGAAGTACTTGCTGTTCTCCGAAGCATCAGCGCACAGTGCCTGCGTGTGTCTGGCCAGGTCATCACCACCTCGGAGCTGCGGCACCGGCAGTGGTTGGAGAGGAGTCTGAGGTCTCGCCAGCGGCAGAACTACCTGCGCATGCTGAGTGG tGTTAGGCTTCTGTCTCCTGtgcttttcctgattttattgcTCATTGCACTGGAATTGGTCAACGTTCATGTTGTTCATGGAAAAAGTACTTATGAATATCAGCAGTATCTAAA gtTCTTAAAGTCAATCTTGCAGTACACCGAGAACCTGGTGGTTTACACCAGCCAAGAAAAGAACAGATGGAATGAAGCTATCAATCTTACACGTTCTGCTTTGTTGAAAATTTGGACTTTTAGTGAGAAGAAACAAATGTTAATACATTTAGCCAAGAAATCCACAAGTAAAGTAGCCTTATGA
- the ERMARD gene encoding endoplasmic reticulum membrane-associated RNA degradation protein isoform X5, whose protein sequence is MEILIGDHITTCLSPSVYNMICKLGFEVRENCDINSIVTQNGEVCWKTITDCVSYTESDQDLDYWGSVRMLGPVCEAVHLHLLSLTKGQFEIRYAPWLQWTSFPELFPEIFDSLESQQSPAISLSLMKLTSCLERALGDVFLLVGKECPFLLRDLLASEELAQVFGQSVMNILKVFVGSPCGLNLRNTLWHGFTSPQEIPPKYCSMMVLLLAGLGQLLKSYLQQTKSTLAHRSFVTLANLEDLIFFPDVNNEVLSALEELMMKSTFILKIMLPYWEIALIKFKSRRFADCAILLLTQLETGLRRVFARVNKCPERLLTAEILAKHLSDGKINQLPLFLGEPAMEKTAIKLLISLAEGYNSRCHPVSQLKKQVLSCEESIRVWSVLPLPEGPAGEAARLESNSETSACSSLITKITYELSQHLPGHHCVFNDLDNFPTEKWPELLGALCSTPVPTLFCPRSVLEVLAVLRSISAQCLRVSGQVITTSELRHRQWLERSLRSRQRQNYLRMLSGVRLLSPVLFLILLLIALELVNVHVVHGKSTYEYQQYLKFLKSILQYTENLVVYTSQEKNRWNEAINLTRSALLKIWTFSEKKQMLIHLAKKSTSKVAL, encoded by the exons ATGGAG atattaatAGGAGACCATATTACCACGTGTCTTTCTCCATCAGTGTACAATATGATTTGTAAACTTGGGTTTGAAGTCAGAGAAAACTGTGATATCAATAGCATTGTAACTCAGAATGGTGAAGTATGCTGGAAAACAATCACAGACTGCGTGAGCTATACAGAATCAG accaggatctggactaCTGGGGAAGCGTGAGGATGCTGGGCCCTGTGTGTGAGGCTGTCCATTTACATCTCTTATCTCTGACCAAGGGGCAGTTTGAAATTCGATATGCACCGTGGCTCCAGTGGACGAGTTTTCCAGAG TTATTTCCTGAAATATTTGACTCCTTGGAAAGTCAGCAGTCTCCTGCTATTTCTCTTAGCTTGATGAAACTGACATCCTGTCTGGAACGAGCCCTGGGGGAC gTATTTTTACTGGTTGGGAAGGAATGCCCTTTTCTTTTGAGAGATCTACTTGCATCTGAGGAGCTTGCTCAGGTCTTTGGGCAGTCTGTG ATGAACATACTGAAAGTCTTCGTTGGCTCTCCGTGTGGACTCAACCTACGCAACACCTTATGGCATGGCTTCACATCACCTCAAGAAATTCCTCCAAA ATATTGTTCAATGATGGTATTGTTGCTAGCAGGATTAGGTCAATTACTAAAGAGTTACCTTCAGCAAACTAAATCTACACTGGCACATCGATCTTTCGTAACTCTCGCAAACTTGGAGGATTTGATCTTTTTTCCTG ATGTTAATAATGAGGTACTTTCAGCATTAGAAGAACTGATGATGAAATCCACTTTCATACTGAAAATCATGTTACCATATTGGGAAATCGCACTGATCAAGTTCAAGTCGCGCAG GTTTGCTGACTGTGCCATATTGTTACTGACACAGTTAGAGACTGGACTTAGGAGAGTTTTTGCCAGAGTAAACAAATGTCCAGAAAGACTCCTGACCGCTGAG ATATTGGCAAAACACTTGAGTGATGGTAAAATCAATcaacttcctctttttcttggAGAGCCTGCTATG gaaaaaacagcGATAAAATTATTGATTAGTCTTGCAGAAGGATATAATTCTCGCTGTCATCCAGTTTCTCAGCTTAAAAAACAG GTGCTGAGCTGTGAGGAGAGCATCAGGGTTTGGTCTGTGCTGCCTTTGCCTGAAGGACCTGCTGGGGAAGCGGCCAG attggAAAGTAATTCGGAAACAAGTGCCTGCAGCTCGTTAATTACAAAGATTACGTACGAGCTGAGTCAGCACCTTCCTGGGCACCATTGTGTCTTTAATGACTTGGACAATTTTCCCACTGAGAA GTGGCCTGAGCTGCTCGGTGCACTCTGCAGCACACCTGTCCCTACTCTGTTCTGCCCCAGAAGCGTTCTCGAAGTACTTGCTGTTCTCCGAAGCATCAGCGCACAGTGCCTGCGTGTGTCTGGCCAGGTCATCACCACCTCGGAGCTGCGGCACCGGCAGTGGTTGGAGAGGAGTCTGAGGTCTCGCCAGCGGCAGAACTACCTGCGCATGCTGAGTGG tGTTAGGCTTCTGTCTCCTGtgcttttcctgattttattgcTCATTGCACTGGAATTGGTCAACGTTCATGTTGTTCATGGAAAAAGTACTTATGAATATCAGCAGTATCTAAA gtTCTTAAAGTCAATCTTGCAGTACACCGAGAACCTGGTGGTTTACACCAGCCAAGAAAAGAACAGATGGAATGAAGCTATCAATCTTACACGTTCTGCTTTGTTGAAAATTTGGACTTTTAGTGAGAAGAAACAAATGTTAATACATTTAGCCAAGAAATCCACAAGTAAAGTAGCCTTATGA